The Apis cerana isolate GH-2021 linkage group LG12, AcerK_1.0, whole genome shotgun sequence sequence aacaattattttataattacaaacataTCTATAAAACGTACCTAAATTCGCggatcgaatataaaatacaaacgacgcgcattcttttttaataataataataataataataataataataataataataataataataataataataataatattaatagtaatacaatataatagtaataataataaaaagaagagaaacgcGTTTCGtcgtttaaaaacaaatttacaaaaatttacttCATCATTTCGTCGTCGCCTCAAAAAATCGTcatattatattcgtattttatcgataaatgcCCATTATGTTAGATTTCgttacgatttattttatcctttctctTTATCGCTTTTTGTCCGTTTATCGCTTATTATtagacaaacaaaaaaaaaaaaaaaaagaaaaaaaacaaaaattggaaaactgtttcatctcttttctttattcttctcaTCGTTAATCTCTCTTATTCTTTATATCACGCCTGTACTTAAacgcatttatttatttatcatttcgcTGAAACACATTCGCAATACGAATACAATGATATGACATCGGAAATATGTATAGTAATAACTCGATCACGATCTAATAATTTCACCAACGCGTTCTCATCGTATCCATCTCTCTCGACTTCATTCCTCCCTTCCCAttccttctccctttttctttcaactttatatttataataaaactgaGTGTACAGTAATACTGTTTGATATGTCTCTAAAAACGTACATTGATCTCTACTAAATCTTCCTCTTCGTCTCCTATTTTTTGCCCCTATCTCTCTTCTCGCTCCCCTTTATCTCGTTTATATTAGAATCTATATGTATAATGCTCTATTAACGCGCTCATACGATCGGCGGGCGACTCGAGGAACTTTGCggcaaaagaagaaagagattcTTCTGCAATTTGTTACGTCGTTGTTGATATTATTACTGGCCAATTCgagaattatgtatatatatatatataaattataataaatcacgaataagaattttctattatcgacgttaatttaacataatagaaattacttatttttcagATTCAAGGTGAAAAACGTAGGAGAAAACTAAGAAGTTAGTACGTCGTTCCGCCCGCACGGATGGCGCGTTCAGCtacatttcatttctttaataacattattattattgcattggctctttcatcttttctttctttctttctttcattcatcGTTAAATTCCTGAACTCTGAGGTAGTCTGTTCTGGGTGTCATATTACGTAGTAAAAATGGCAAGAGtgctatataatttatcgtcttttttttctctcgcttccactttattatttcttcgtcaatttttttttctttttcttttctttttcattaaatacgaAATACCTACAAAATGAAAACTGGCAAAAGGACGTCATAgtgtatatttatgaatattctgTGTTCATGTGTGCGTGTATTGTATGTACGTGTAAGTGACAGCGATCGAGTCTCCGAGcgagcaaaatttaatttctatacgAAACAAATCGTATACTGCGAGAAACAGAATCGACGCGAGGATACTCGAATTCTGACGAATTAAAGTaacaacgataaaaataatactgtaTACTTAAACGCTACGAAATTCTCGAATGTTTAACTGATGATaggaaaatattcatttctccATTCGAtccttctaattttctttttcgatctcCTTCGATCTCCGAATAATATACGTATGTAATTATCCTGTATACGAATAACGATACAGCAGTTCAGTATGGGAGgaagaaacaaattattatgaacCGAAATGATTCTATCAATGATCTAGAGAAAcacgagagaaaaaggaaatagaaaatgtaatataatatcgttCTCGTAACAATAACAATCGGGAACAAGagaacgaaatttaaatacgTAACGGTATACGATCAACTATTAGAGTTGCCTAAGATCGAATCCGGCGATCGATTAAGCGATGATCAACAGAAATAATTACGCGTAAACACGACGTAAATTTCGTTATGGCGAGGTCGTTATTTATTCGTCGTATCGTGTAtctgtatatacatacatatatatgtatatatatgtatatatatatatatatatatatatacatatacatatacatatacacgtgCATATGTATGATTTGTGTGACGTGTACGTGTAAGTGTAACGAGCTGTGCGTAGCTCGAAGGGAAATTCGCTCGTGTCGCGAGAGAGAAGAGACTCGATCCTATCCTCGGTGATTGGCTCGTTTTGCGCTCCACGAGCAATTAATCGAGGATTAATTGATCGTATGCGACGGGTACCGCGCAATTAGAGGCGGCACGCTCCACAAAATTTCGCCACGatttaataatcgaagaaaTACGAAATACCGTGGTCGAGTCATTCGTAGAAATCTTGCTATGATGctataaaattttgtgaaataaaaaaaacgagaatatCTCTTTTGTTCgcaagatattataaataatacatacatacatatatatgtgtgtgtgtgtgtgtatatatatatgtatatattattataatacatgtacatataacGAAAGGATTTGTTCGAAAATATCTAGTCAGAATTGCAAGTAAAACAATTTGCATTTCACTATAACGGAACGACACGAGCAAGATTCATTCCGGGCAACGTACAATttgaaacttattattataagatatattatatcttaacgttttagaaaaattgaaaagacgCGATGGTGTCGCGAAAACGAATCCCCAATGATAATTGTTCACGTCGTCAAATTGGAATGTATGCGAAAATAAGAGGAATGTTAAAaaacggaagaaaaaaaaatgcagcgAGAAACAAAGTTAAACGCAGAGACTTCTCATAGAATGGTgaacaaaaaatcttttacattCTCTCGATCGCTTTTTAgctaaataaagaaatttctcggtaaaaaaaaataaaaataaaaataaaagaatgtaaaaGAAGTACAAATCGAATGAACaacgattaaaatatcgatcggtGAATAATTTTCACTGGTGGACTCGTGAAAATTGCTTACGTTTCTCATCGTCGCGTCTTTTCGCGAACATGTATTTATCGatcattttactttttttctctcctttcatAAAAGTATGCTATATGCGCTATAAAATACGAGTATTATGTATAAGTTTCGTAATCACTTTCTAAacgatattcaattaaattcaataattacagtgataataataattatagattaattgTACGCCTAtacatttaacatattttgtaCAATTGATAAGCTTCGAAGGTTCGACGTCGCATCAGAAATCTCCATTGCgcgtttcttttctatttttttttctttttatcttcttcttcttcttcttcttcttcttcttcttcttcttttttcactttcgCAATTATCATTTGAGAATACTCGACTTTTCTCGAGAGAATCGTAAGTTCGAAAACATGCTTACCGGACTCCATTTTGTCAGAGTGGAAACAGCGATCCAACGAGTCGAGCAATCGGTGAGAGAACAAATCTCTGGTCGATTATTTCACGATCGACTCCGTGTATCGCAACGTTCCAtgctttattctttcttttatttttttttttgaaattttagatatttttttcaattaatctcGATAATGCAAAACGCGAAAATTTCGCCATCTATCTTTCTTACGAATCCATTGTACCAACGTTCATGCGTTGAAACGTGGTAAATCTCTATCCCGAttcgagaagaaataaattgagcaaaagaaaaatcaatatcctTTCGACGAGTACCGTTGTCACTCGAAAAGGGACTCTGTAAGATCTTATCGTATACCCGACGATATCATTATCTGTGTATACgaacaagatattaaaaaataaaaagaaaaaaaaaaaaaaagaaaaaacggtaAGATTGAGGAACAACGGCACAACGAACAGATCTCGTTTCTCTCGTCGAATCAAATAACGCACGAGTATGTACGATTGTTTGGTCGATATCCggaaggggaaaaagaaaggaaaaaaaaaaaaagaaaagaaaataaaagaaaaaaaaaaagaaaaaagaatcgaaaaaatctacgaggataaattaaaaaatttgatcacgGTCGAACGGATGTGAACTCGAATCCCGGATCGAGTGTCTCCGATCGAATTTAAACACGATGGAAGGATTGGAGAAATCGCAACGATGGAACGGTTTCTCGTTGTATCACGCACGATTGTGGAGCCTGTCGTGGTTCGATGATCTCACCTTTTTCCGATCGAtagcgacgacgacgacgaagacgacgacgacgacgacggggGCGAAGATCATCGGGTAACGGGGTCCGTCCACGATGCTCGACGTTTGAAATTGCTCTCGAATCACGCCCTAAGATGGACGTTGtggttgtttttctttttgtgcGTCTCGAGGTGCTTCATCATGTGGTCCTTCCTGATGAATCCCTTGCCGCAATTATCACAGGCGTACGGCTTTTCGCCGGTGTGGAGGCACAAATGCCGCCTAAGGTCAGTTTTGTGGTTGAACTGTTTGGGACATATCTCGCACTTGTACGGCTTGTCACCGGCGTGCTTCTGCAGGTGCTCCGCGTGCAGGTACTCGAGGGGGAACCTCTTACCGCACTGATTGCATTTGAACGGCTTGTCACCAGAGTGGAAGCTCTTGTTGTGTTGCGTCAGGTAGCAAGCCTTGTTGAATACCTTGTCGCATTCGATGCACTTGTGAAAGCCGTCCTGGGAAATGTAGTGCGAGCCGGTGTTGGTACTGGTCACCTGATGTTCCTTGGTGATCACGGTACCGCCCTTCGTTTTGTACGAGCTGCTCTTCTCGAATTGTCTGCCGACGTTCGGATTCAACTCCTCCTTCCCTTGAATCATCGAGTTATTGCTCGGCAGATTGTTGTTCGCCTCGTGATGGTCCCGGGGCTGGTGAAGCGAGTGCGGCAAATGATGATGGGTTTGAAATTGGTACTGTTTGATGATCATACCGTCCGTGTTCGGTTGCATGTCCACCGCTTGCGAATCCATATTGGCCAAGGATTCGTATCGAGGCGTCGAGGTTCTATACGGGATGAAATTCGATTCGGGCGATTCGAACGATCGTTCCTGAGGAGACACGTTCTCCTCCGAATTCAGCCCCCCCACGTTAACGGCCTGCGCTTGATTTTGGCCGATCAGAAACCCGGTCACGTTGAACTGAGTGAAGCTCGGAAGGGGCCTTTGATGATTGCTAAAGGTCCCGAAACCGGGTAAAACATCCTGAGATTGCTGCTGCTGGTGATGATGATTctgttgctgttgctgctgctgctgctgcaaCTGTTGGTTGTGTTGCTGCTGGTGATGTTGCTCGTGCTGGTGTTGAGACTGGCCGGAGAGCGGTAACTCGTCCATCTCATTACCAGTAGTAGTTAGCTGGATGGTGATAGACTCCAGCAGGCCCGGGATGTTGGTAGTAGTTATAACGTGGGGGGGCAAGGCGTTTGGGTACGGCTGATGAGGCATCGTAGTACCCCCCATCGCTGTGGGCGAAGCCATTGCTGGGTGGACCGAGGCCGGCGTTATGGGAGATGGAGAACTCATGTGGTGGTGCGGGTGGGACGAGCCCATTGGCGAAGGGGAATTCAGGTGGGGTGCCGGCGGTGGATGCATGGGCGATATGGGAGAAGTCATGGGATGGTGGGCCGGAAGTTGGTGGCCCGACGGCGAACCCATTGGCAGGTGATGaagttgctgctgctgctgatGGCCCAGCTGAGAGGACGGGGAACCCATTTGTTGCTGATGGTGGCCCGCCAACGGGGATTGGACCGGAGAATTGAGCGGCGGTACCATTGTTGAGCCCAAGTGCACCGCCGAACCCGATTGTTGGGTTAgaaccgccgccgccgccgccgccgccgcagattcgctgctgctgctgctgctgctgttgttggaattgttgttgttgctgctgttgctgtaGAGACTGGTGGGCGTGTGGAGCAGGCCCCTCGCCGCCTCGCCCGAGGGACCTGCCATCAAGTTTGGGGGACTCCCGGAAGAGGATAACTCCGGCGATCTAGATGGCGGTCCTCCGGTCCTGCCACCGGAATGGGTGTCCCTACCAGGGTGGTGATGAGCGCTGATCGGCAAGTTGGCCGGGTCCGGTTGATTGCTCTGTTTCACCGCGTTCTTGTGCAACGTGGTGTTGTAGTGCCTCTTCAGATGGCCCGAGCTGGTGAACCACTTGTTGCACGCGGTGCAGTTGTAGGTCTTTGGCCGCCGCGCCTCGTTACTTTTCCACGATTGATTGGCCAAAGGGGGGGGTTTGGGCGGTTGTTGCAATAGACCGCCGGGTATCTGGTGGCCCGGCATCGGTTGCGTGCTCGTGATAATGGGGGACCCCGGATGCCGCGGTGGTTCCACGCCCATGTGTTGCCCCCGTATGAATTGACTCTGATCGGAGAGCGGCGAGACGCCTTCCATCGGACCCATCGACGACAACCCGTGATAATCGTGGGATTGCGCGGCCGTTGGCCAACCCAGCATGGAACTCACCGAATGCGATCCGCTGCGTTGCTGCTGCTGATGCTGTTGATGCATCACCTGCTGCTGATGCATCTGCATGTGCAACTCCTGTTGCTGTTGCTGATGAAGTCTCATCAACTCTTCCTCGTATCTGTGAGTCTGCACCTTGTGCGAATCCAAATCGAGAATTTCTGCCTGTTCGTCCGGTTCTTGCTTCACGTCCAATTTCACTGGTTGCCCACCGTTGTAATCGTAACCCgattgttgttgctgctgctgctgttggtTGGGCTGCGGTGGCGACGGATGCATTTGTGCTTGATTTTGTTGCTGAGGACTATTACCCAACTGTTGATATTGTTGATGTTGTCCGGGATACGAGGCGGGCGAGTTGGAATGGCTTGTCCTCACGTGTTCACCCAATTGATTCGCGTCCTCGTACACCGCACCGCACTTGTCACATTGCAGAGGGGGGCTCCTCGGGCTGGTGGAACTTACGGAACTGGTGCGTTCCGGTTGAAAATGTTGTTGATGTTGGTACGGATGGTAACGCGAATAACTTCCACCGCCACTGCCCCCACCCCCACCACTGTTTTGCGTATCCTCTCTGGGCGGTGATGCGTAATGGGGATGGGGCAAGATGTAGGCCTGATCGTTCTGCATAAAGTAATTCGTCTCGCCGAACATCGGcgtttgaaaatgattataacTCGGACCAGAGGTCTGTTGTTGTTGGTGGTGAgtttgttgctgctgctgctgctgctgctgttgttgctgctgctgctgctgctgctgttgttgcGTCGGTTGTTGAGAAGACGTAGGATCTTGGGAGGGCGGTCTCGAGGAAGATTCGCTCGAGTCCGCCGGTGCGGTCACGCTATCGCGTTTAACACCCACGTGACTATTATGATTACCAGCCTtactgttgttgttgttactCTCCTCTTGCTGCGCCTGGTTCGCCCACTGACTTAGCAGGTTCTCCTGATGGTATCGCAGGTGCACTTCCAGACTTTTGTCGCTTTCGAAATAAAGACCGCAATCCTTGCAATGATGCTCCGGATTAGAACTGCCACCTAcgtattgttgttgttgttgctgttgttgttcgACACTCGTCATTTCACTCATATTGTCCCTCGTTCCTCTACTCCATGCGCTTTCGTGTCGCTTTCAGacgcttttctttctttcgttttccgAATAAGAAAGCTTCGTCTTTgtttctctctcactctcactctcactctctttccctcccccctcttcccccctctctctctctctctatcggtGGACCGCGCACTGTCCGTGTACCACACCGTGTTTCACTGAATCGAAAATgccgtgtatatatatatatatatatataaacatatacataaatatatatacacatacatatagcACAACACGCGCGCGTACACGCGCTCGCGCGCGCGCCAAGTTCTGATAACAGTCTGTTCTCCTGATATCGCGGTATTTCGTTCTCTCGTCGTTCACTTTCtcgatcttttattattattaacgctGGAAAAGAGATGGTCGAACGAGGTGGTCGAACGTGGCTTAGAAACGCGTCGTCAAGTCGCGACGTCTCGCGTCTCCCTCCTTTCAACCGTCGACGAGCGTCGATACAGGTTTCCTCGCGGTCCGCACATGGACGATGATGACTCGAGAAAGAAGACGCGCGAAAACAGGAGTCACGTGAGCTAGCGAGCAAAGCACTTTTGCAGGGAGGACggtttttttttacgagagtGGGAGGccgaacgaaaagaaaagaaagaaaaaggaaaaaaagcggAGTACAGCGTGTTCTACATTTATCATATGTTGACACGTACGCCAGGTAAGAAGAAGGTCGAGATCAATCTCGATCGCTCCAGCTGGTGCGACTCCGATCGTATCACTGTGTGCGGCATCGTCGTCCTCGCCTCGACGATACGCTGACGACGACAAAGACGACGACCACCACCgcaaccaccaccaccaccaccaccaccactacgACAATCGTATTAGCTTCGATGCTTGTTCCAAGACGCGATCACGAACCGGCTTCCCCCTTTCAGTTCCAGTGCGCGTCCACCGACGCTGTCCGTCTCCGAATGTTGAGAATCTTCTCGGCGGAGGAAATACTCGTACAGGAAATTCACtttcgatcgaaggaaaataaaagaacggaaaaaaaaaaaaataaatagtacgCGTACGATTTACATCGTTTAGGTCCGCGATCGTTCGATTTCGTCCCCGATCACTCGTCCCCGATACTACGGTAATTATCGATGATTCCTCGAAGATCGAATTCACACGGTCCAACGATAACAATCGTAACTCCTCGTCCTCGAATCATTGGTCATATCACGATCGATCACTTTTCACTCTCTTCACTGATACAATAATACGTCCATTATCTTCACGGTTTCACTTTTTTGTTCATGCTAAAATAGCAGCAGTAATAGTACCGCACGGTCGTTCGATCACGTCGCACGGTCACGATAAATAGATACGGAGCATCGAGAATTTCGTACTATCATCGAAATTCATCGAAATCTGGAAAAGATGAAACGAGTATGTGTGTGCGCTCGTGTGTGTGCAACACGCGGGCAAGAGACGAACGGTTGGTTGGTTTATCCTTCGAACTGCGATTGTAAATAGCTGGGAGATCGTCCTCAACCTCGTGTATCTCCCTCCTTTTACTCCTCGCCCCTCCCTTCCGCCACTCGTTcactccttctctctccctctccctctttctctctctttcactctAATCTATTCACACACTCTCCAGAACCGCGTCGTATGACCGTCGGTACTGTTCTGTCGGTTGGAATTTCGGAGTTTCGTTCGAATCCTCGGGCTCGCGCCAAGGCACTGCTCTCTCTCCCTGCTTTCCAAGCCTTCTCTGCCATCCCCTCTATACCGTGCTAGCTCGCATACTACCTCTTCCACCATCTCGACTCTCTCTCCTCGATGCCGACTTCTTCCCCTCTCTTCTTCTGCGCCTCTACGCCGCGAATGatgctctttctctctctctcattctctccCTCTATTCCTCACACTCTGCGTACTCTCTCGCTCTCCAACCgtttccctccctcttccttctTAACGTTACTACGCCCGATCCTACTCTctctttccaattttctctCCGATTCGtcttccatctctctctctctctctctctctctctctctatctctctgtcTATTCCAAGCTCTCCCCACCTCCCTCTTCTACGGTTTACGAGAATAACACCTTTCTCCGTTCGATCCACtcatcttccttccttttctcgcTCTCTAATCTCGCCTCTTCCTTTTCCCTTCCACGATCCCGCCGCTATACTTCACCTTGTCTCTCTAACGGTATTCTCCCTTTCCCACTTTTAGCCGTCGACCAAAGCTCCCTCTTCCCGCAACGATGTAGCTCATAgacgagcgagagagaaagaaggcaAAAAGGACAAGTTATCCGACGAAGAGGCGAATAACTCGAGACAGCCAACCAAATTTGAGACGTCGAGCGCTTCTTGCCCCCACCAGATCTTCCTTGCCCCTCCGCTCTTCTGTGACCATCCGACGCTTCACGttctcctttcctctctcactctctcactctctctctctctctctctctctctctctctttctctctcactcactcactctctTCATCCGACCATCTCATCTTTTCGTCTAAAAGGACTACGAATCCTGTGGGATACCGAatgcttcttcttctcttcgtcTCTTGTTTCTCCCATTCGATTCTTCTCCTCGTTCTTCTAACACCGtccgtttttcttcttcttcttcctcttctttccctcTGTCCCACTCAAACCTCACCagttgttcttcttcttcttcttcttcctcttcgattCTCTTGCTCGCCAATCGAGGGAAGAGGAAAGAGGACGAAGAGAGTTGCGCATGGCACAAGAATCCTTGCGCGTTTCGTATCCTCGACGCTGTCCTTACACGCGAAACTTTATCCGAAGAAATTTTTCGGAACTCTACCGCTCTTTTTCGATGGAATCTTCGTCGACGATCATTTTCTCTTTCCCGCGCTTCGTTTTTTCTCGCTACTTTAATTTTCCTCGCATCCACGGGATCGAGAACTACACCTCGGTCGTAGTTGGTTTCATCGTACCGAAATTTGCCTTTGCCCCGACGCGACGTGTCCTTGACGATGTCCTTAGAGCGGGAAATTTTAGACGAAACCTAACTTAGACGGAACTTTCATTTTGTTCTGAAATTCTTCGGttggaataatttctttttttttttctttctagaaAATATTCCTCGTGACTAAAGGTTGAAAATGGCCTAGCACGTATTCGGGCTTATAAGTCCGTAATTTATAgtcatttgaattttatattgcgGGATAATTTAATTGCTTGTGTCggtttttttcaaaacattgCATGGAcactttaattatcttttgaaaatttatgaactATCACGGAGCTTGGCAAATAATTGTGCagcattaaaaatcataaagaaaaaaaaaaaagataaagtaagtttttgaaatgtcgaaaaatattttttaattccttcttTA is a genomic window containing:
- the LOC107998413 gene encoding myb-like protein Q encodes the protein MSEMTSVEQQQQQQQQYVGGSSNPEHHCKDCGLYFESDKSLEVHLRYHQENLLSQWANQAQQEESNNNNSKAGNHNSHVGVKRDSVTAPADSSESSSRPPSQDPTSSQQPTQQQQQQQQQQQQQQQQQQQQTHHQQQQTSGPSYNHFQTPMFGETNYFMQNDQAYILPHPHYASPPREDTQNSGGGGGSGGGSYSRYHPYQHQQHFQPERTSSVSSTSPRSPPLQCDKCGAVYEDANQLGEHVRTSHSNSPASYPGQHQQYQQLGNSPQQQNQAQMHPSPPQPNQQQQQQQQSGYDYNGGQPVKLDVKQEPDEQAEILDLDSHKVQTHRYEEELMRLHQQQQQELHMQMHQQQVMHQQHQQQQRSGSHSVSSMLGWPTAAQSHDYHGLSSMGPMEGVSPLSDQSQFIRGQHMGVEPPRHPGSPIITSTQPMPGHQIPGGLLQQPPKPPPLANQSWKSNEARRPKTYNCTACNKWFTSSGHLKRHYNTTLHKNAVKQSNQPDPANLPISAHHHPGRDTHSGGRTGGPPSRSPELSSSGSPPNLMAGPSGEAARGLLHTPTSLYSNSSNNNNSNNSSSSSSSESAAAAAAAAVLTQQSGSAVHLGSTMVPPLNSPVQSPLAGHHQQQMGSPSSQLGHQQQQQLHHLPMGSPSGHQLPAHHPMTSPISPMHPPPAPHLNSPSPMGSSHPHHHMSSPSPITPASVHPAMASPTAMGGTTMPHQPYPNALPPHVITTTNIPGLLESITIQLTTTGNEMDELPLSGQSQHQHEQHHQQQHNQQLQQQQQQQQQNHHHQQQQSQDVLPGFGTFSNHQRPLPSFTQFNVTGFLIGQNQAQAVNVGGLNSEENVSPQERSFESPESNFIPYRTSTPRYESLANMDSQAVDMQPNTDGMIIKQYQFQTHHHLPHSLHQPRDHHEANNNLPSNNSMIQGKEELNPNVGRQFEKSSSYKTKGGTVITKEHQVTSTNTGSHYISQDGFHKCIECDKVFNKACYLTQHNKSFHSGDKPFKCNQCGKRFPLEYLHAEHLQKHAGDKPYKCEICPKQFNHKTDLRRHLCLHTGEKPYACDNCGKGFIRKDHMMKHLETHKKKNNHNVHLRA